In Thunnus thynnus chromosome 20, fThuThy2.1, whole genome shotgun sequence, a single window of DNA contains:
- the LOC137172148 gene encoding SUN domain-containing protein 1-like isoform X5, which yields MSVCDEDVDLQSWGWTDLSSYWSSVSDGEKEQQTGIMSRRSLRLDDGLLDRSLPHCSASFSVGGSSWRSSRSLKSRRSQQLSVSCSESLLGQTPRKAAGPSLLNSSLHSVASDASLLSSLLDESSIQETTLVNTFWGLDQDVDPKESTVIAEPSSVLANSTLIGCDGRCPKQPVQTHSRVYCRDCESDRKEPAFTSSSSKYTSTSSSSSMGPGRPEPRDPDTSTVYGRDRIRKSRTAGFGHCGDMNPKEWKQRERHPDGSLCDDCKEKRRGSETDNVSSSSSSWSSSSVASCLLGLTWSATVFTGKTAGEVFRRLSRRWRHMTTSFLLTRFPLRLFLVLLPLLLLFSLCWFGPAGLQSVLPAVNITDWRTAVSDVPALSSIYSIMSSQSQSAGGAVEESREVQTHVGPLYSRTPPAETPTGEEEESAADDDSVRLVLLEQSLTALWVRVEAGGQRAEQRHREVLRMYTDLQQQQLVSVQSGVGEGTEPWLSGLLDQQLSQLRRRLDEERRQREQIRQQDLVQQQSQTSRLDQLELQLQTLAAKTEQVHQRQEAATTVSPSPSTLPAAVSVGVDRQSHDALLAEVARLEAALEDVRRDVEGLSGCRDGCRGLDRIQQTISAQVSSRVRKEVRALIYGNQLTVGGGASGDTAALPESLLQWLSQQYVSGADLQAALASLELSILQNISLQLQQQHRSEEMVSEAVLHAAGAAGAAVTQEEVHMIVKNALRLFSQDRTGMADYALESGGGSVLSTRCSETYETKAALLSLFGVPLWYFSQSPRAVIQPDVHPGNCWAFRGSTGFLVIRLSMKILPTAFSLEHIPKSLAPSGTLHSAPRDFNVYGLDDESQERGKLLGTYTYDEDGEALQTYSVTEENDQTFQIIEVQVLSNWGHQEYTCMYRFRVHGTPQS from the exons ATGAGCGTCTGTGACGAGGACGTGGATCTGCAGAGCTGGGGCTGGACGGACCT ctccagtTACTGGTCGTCGGTGTCGGACGGGGAGAAGGAGCAGCAGACGGGGATCATGTCCAGACGCAGCCTGCGGTTGGATGACGGGCTGCTGGATCGCAGTCTGCCGCACTGCAGCGCCTCCTTCAGTGTGGGAGGaagcagctggaggagcagcag gtcGTTGAAGTCTCGTCGTTCTCAGCAGCTCTCGGTCTCCTGCTCCGAGTCTCTCCTCGGCCAGACTCCTCGTAAAGCCGCCGGTCCGTcgctcctcaacagcagcctCCACAGCGTGGCCTCGGACGCCTCGCTGCTCTCCTCCCTGCTGGACGAGTCCTCCATCCAGGAGACCACGCTGGTCAACACCTTCTGGG GTCTGGACCAGGATGTTGATCCCAAAG AAAGCACCGTCATCGCCGAGCCGAGCTCCGTCCTGGCGAACAgcactctgattggctgcgACGGCCGCTGTCCCAAACAGCCGGTCCAGACGCACAGCAGAGTTTACTGCAGAGACTGCGAGTCAGACAGGAAGGAGCCCGcgttcacctcctcctcctccaaatacacctccacctcctcctcctcctcgatGGGTCCGGGACGCCCGGAGCCCCGAGACCCGGACACCTCCACAGTCTACGGCCGAGACCGGATCCGCAAGAGCcggacag CTGGTTTCGGTCACTGCGGAGACATGAACCCGAAGGAGTGGAAGCAGAGGGAGCGTCATCCCGACGGATCTCTGT gtgacgaCTGTAAAGAGAAACGACGAGGCTCAGAGACGGATAACGTCTCCTCATCTTCGTCTTCGtggtcatcatcatcagtggcTTCCTGTTTGTTGGGGCTGACGTGGAGCGCCACTGTTTTTACAG gtaagACGGCGGGGGAAGTGTTCAGGCGGCTCAGCAGACGATGGCGTCACATGACCACCAGCTTCCTCCTGACTCG gttTCCTCTCAGACTCTTCCTGGttctccttcctctgctgctcctgttCA GCCTGTGTTGGTTTGGTCCAGCTGGTCTACAGTCTGTCCTACCAGCTGTCAACATCACAGACTGGAGGACGGCGGTGTCTGACGTCCCCGCGCTGTCCTCCATCTACAGCATCATGTCCTCACAGAGccaatcagcagggggcgctgtggagGAGTCGAGGGAGGTGCAGACCCACGTGGGGCCGCTGTACAGTCGAACTCCACCGGCTGAAACACCCACAGGAGAGGAG GAAGAGTCGGCGGCGGATGATGACTCTGTGCGGCTCGTCCTTCTGGAGCAGAGTCTGACGGCGCTGTGGGTGCGTGTGGAGGCTGGAGGGCAGCGGGCGGAGCAGAGACACAGGGAGGTGCTGCGGATGTACACAgacctccagcagcagcagctcgtcTCTGTTCAGAGCGGCGTCGGCGAGGGCACGGAGCCGTGGCTGAGCGGCCTCCTGGACCAGCAGCTGTCCCAGCTGAGGAGACGCCTGGACGAGGAGAGACGACAGAGGGAACAG aTCCGACAGCAGGATTTGGTGCAGCAGCAGAGCCAAACGTCTCGTCTGGATCAgctggagctgcagctgcagacacTTGCTGCCAAGACAGAG CAGGTGCACCAGAGACAAGAAGCTGCTACAACAGTCTCACCTTCACCTTCAACACTTCCAGCCGCTGTCAG TGTTGGTGTGGACCGTCAGTCCCATGATGCCTTGCTGGCAGAGGTTGCCCGTTTGGAGGCGGCTCTGGAGGACGTGAGGCGGGACGTTGAGGGTCTGTCTGGGTGTCGGGACGGCTGCCGAGGACTCGACAGAATCCAGCAGACG ATTTCAGCGCAAGTTTCCTCTCGGGTCCGCAAGGAGGTTCGGGCTCTGATCTACGGGAACCAGCTGACGGTGGGGGGCGGGGCCTCTGGTGACACCGCCGCCCTCCCGGAGTCGCTCCTCCAGTGGCTGTCGCAGCAGTACGTCAGCGGGGCCGACCTGCAGGCGGCGCTGGCCTCCCTGGAGCTCAGCATCCTGCAGAACAtcagcctgcagctgcagcagcagcatcgcAGCGAGGAGATGGTCAGTGAGGCCGTCCTGCACGCCGCTGGGGCTGCTGGGGCTGCCGTCACACAAGAG GAAGTCCATATGATTGTGAAGAACGCTCTGCGACTGTTTTCTCAGGACCGAACTGGCATGGCGGACTACGCTCTGGAGTCTGGAG GGGGCAGCGTCCTGAGCACTCGCTGCTCGGAGACGTACGAGACGAAGGCCGCTCTGCTCAGTCTGTTCGGTGTtcctctctggtatttctctcagtctcctcGAGCTGTAATCcag CCAGACGTCCATCCAGGAAACTGCTGGGCTTTCAGAGGCTCCACAGGCTTCCTGGTGATCCGCCTCTCCATGAAGATCCTCCCCACCGCCTTCTCCCTGGAACACATCCCCAAAAGCCTGGCACCCAGCGGGACGCTGCACAGCGCCCCCCGAGACTTCAACGTCTAC gGTCTGGATGATGAGAGTCAGGAGAGGGGGAAGCTGCTGGGCACGTACACCTACGACGAGGATGGAGAAGCTCTACAGACCTACTCTGTCACT GAGGAGAATGACCAAACCTTTCAGATCATTGAGGTGCAGGTGTTGTCCAACTGGGGCCACCAAGAGTACACCTGCATGTATCGCTTCAGAGTGCACGGGACGCCGCAGAGTTGA
- the LOC137172148 gene encoding SUN domain-containing protein 1-like isoform X3 has translation MSVCDEDVDLQSWGWTDLSSYWSSVSDGEKEQQTGIMSRRSLRLDDGLLDRSLPHCSASFSVGGSSWRSSRSLKSRRSQQLSVSCSESLLGQTPRKAAGPSLLNSSLHSVASDASLLSSLLDESSIQETTLVNTFWGLDQDVDPKESTVIAEPSSVLANSTLIGCDGRCPKQPVQTHSRVYCRDCESDRKEPAFTSSSSKYTSTSSSSSMGPGRPEPRDPDTSTVYGRDRIRKSRTDVLQLWLDSSLMCVRRAAAHCASVLTHTRRVCRGLASKVTEVNTQTENRHAAGFGHCGDMNPKEWKQRERHPDGSLCDDCKEKRRGSETDNVSSSSSSWSSSSVASCLLGLTWSATVFTGKTAGEVFRRLSRRWRHMTTSFLLTRFPLRLFLVLLPLLLLFSLCWFGPAGLQSVLPAVNITDWRTAVSDVPALSSIYSIMSSQSQSAGGAVEESREVQTHVGPLYSRTPPAETPTGEEEESAADDDSVRLVLLEQSLTALWVRVEAGGQRAEQRHREVLRMYTDLQQQQLVSVQSGVGEGTEPWLSGLLDQQLSQLRRRLDEERRQREQIRQQDLVQQQSQTSRLDQLELQLQTLAAKTEQVHQRQEAATTVSPSPSTLPAAVSVGVDRQSHDALLAEVARLEAALEDVRRDVEGLSGCRDGCRGLDRIQQTISAQVSSRVRKEVRALIYGNQLTVGGGASGDTAALPESLLQWLSQQYVSGADLQAALASLELSILQNISLQLQQQHRSEEMVSEAVLHAAGAAGAAVTQEEVHMIVKNALRLFSQDRTGMADYALESGGGSVLSTRCSETYETKAALLSLFGVPLWYFSQSPRAVIQPDVHPGNCWAFRGSTGFLVIRLSMKILPTAFSLEHIPKSLAPSGTLHSAPRDFNVYGLDDESQERGKLLGTYTYDEDGEALQTYSVTEENDQTFQIIEVQVLSNWGHQEYTCMYRFRVHGTPQS, from the exons ATGAGCGTCTGTGACGAGGACGTGGATCTGCAGAGCTGGGGCTGGACGGACCT ctccagtTACTGGTCGTCGGTGTCGGACGGGGAGAAGGAGCAGCAGACGGGGATCATGTCCAGACGCAGCCTGCGGTTGGATGACGGGCTGCTGGATCGCAGTCTGCCGCACTGCAGCGCCTCCTTCAGTGTGGGAGGaagcagctggaggagcagcag gtcGTTGAAGTCTCGTCGTTCTCAGCAGCTCTCGGTCTCCTGCTCCGAGTCTCTCCTCGGCCAGACTCCTCGTAAAGCCGCCGGTCCGTcgctcctcaacagcagcctCCACAGCGTGGCCTCGGACGCCTCGCTGCTCTCCTCCCTGCTGGACGAGTCCTCCATCCAGGAGACCACGCTGGTCAACACCTTCTGGG GTCTGGACCAGGATGTTGATCCCAAAG AAAGCACCGTCATCGCCGAGCCGAGCTCCGTCCTGGCGAACAgcactctgattggctgcgACGGCCGCTGTCCCAAACAGCCGGTCCAGACGCACAGCAGAGTTTACTGCAGAGACTGCGAGTCAGACAGGAAGGAGCCCGcgttcacctcctcctcctccaaatacacctccacctcctcctcctcctcgatGGGTCCGGGACGCCCGGAGCCCCGAGACCCGGACACCTCCACAGTCTACGGCCGAGACCGGATCCGCAAGAGCcggacag atgtgctgcagctgtggTTGGACTCCTCTCTGATGTGTGTCAGGAGAGCCGCGGCCCACTGCGCCTCCGTGCTGACACACACCCGGCGGGTGTGTCGGGGGCTCGCCTCGAAGGTCACAGAGGTcaacacacagactgaaaacagacacGCAG CTGGTTTCGGTCACTGCGGAGACATGAACCCGAAGGAGTGGAAGCAGAGGGAGCGTCATCCCGACGGATCTCTGT gtgacgaCTGTAAAGAGAAACGACGAGGCTCAGAGACGGATAACGTCTCCTCATCTTCGTCTTCGtggtcatcatcatcagtggcTTCCTGTTTGTTGGGGCTGACGTGGAGCGCCACTGTTTTTACAG gtaagACGGCGGGGGAAGTGTTCAGGCGGCTCAGCAGACGATGGCGTCACATGACCACCAGCTTCCTCCTGACTCG gttTCCTCTCAGACTCTTCCTGGttctccttcctctgctgctcctgttCA GCCTGTGTTGGTTTGGTCCAGCTGGTCTACAGTCTGTCCTACCAGCTGTCAACATCACAGACTGGAGGACGGCGGTGTCTGACGTCCCCGCGCTGTCCTCCATCTACAGCATCATGTCCTCACAGAGccaatcagcagggggcgctgtggagGAGTCGAGGGAGGTGCAGACCCACGTGGGGCCGCTGTACAGTCGAACTCCACCGGCTGAAACACCCACAGGAGAGGAG GAAGAGTCGGCGGCGGATGATGACTCTGTGCGGCTCGTCCTTCTGGAGCAGAGTCTGACGGCGCTGTGGGTGCGTGTGGAGGCTGGAGGGCAGCGGGCGGAGCAGAGACACAGGGAGGTGCTGCGGATGTACACAgacctccagcagcagcagctcgtcTCTGTTCAGAGCGGCGTCGGCGAGGGCACGGAGCCGTGGCTGAGCGGCCTCCTGGACCAGCAGCTGTCCCAGCTGAGGAGACGCCTGGACGAGGAGAGACGACAGAGGGAACAG aTCCGACAGCAGGATTTGGTGCAGCAGCAGAGCCAAACGTCTCGTCTGGATCAgctggagctgcagctgcagacacTTGCTGCCAAGACAGAG CAGGTGCACCAGAGACAAGAAGCTGCTACAACAGTCTCACCTTCACCTTCAACACTTCCAGCCGCTGTCAG TGTTGGTGTGGACCGTCAGTCCCATGATGCCTTGCTGGCAGAGGTTGCCCGTTTGGAGGCGGCTCTGGAGGACGTGAGGCGGGACGTTGAGGGTCTGTCTGGGTGTCGGGACGGCTGCCGAGGACTCGACAGAATCCAGCAGACG ATTTCAGCGCAAGTTTCCTCTCGGGTCCGCAAGGAGGTTCGGGCTCTGATCTACGGGAACCAGCTGACGGTGGGGGGCGGGGCCTCTGGTGACACCGCCGCCCTCCCGGAGTCGCTCCTCCAGTGGCTGTCGCAGCAGTACGTCAGCGGGGCCGACCTGCAGGCGGCGCTGGCCTCCCTGGAGCTCAGCATCCTGCAGAACAtcagcctgcagctgcagcagcagcatcgcAGCGAGGAGATGGTCAGTGAGGCCGTCCTGCACGCCGCTGGGGCTGCTGGGGCTGCCGTCACACAAGAG GAAGTCCATATGATTGTGAAGAACGCTCTGCGACTGTTTTCTCAGGACCGAACTGGCATGGCGGACTACGCTCTGGAGTCTGGAG GGGGCAGCGTCCTGAGCACTCGCTGCTCGGAGACGTACGAGACGAAGGCCGCTCTGCTCAGTCTGTTCGGTGTtcctctctggtatttctctcagtctcctcGAGCTGTAATCcag CCAGACGTCCATCCAGGAAACTGCTGGGCTTTCAGAGGCTCCACAGGCTTCCTGGTGATCCGCCTCTCCATGAAGATCCTCCCCACCGCCTTCTCCCTGGAACACATCCCCAAAAGCCTGGCACCCAGCGGGACGCTGCACAGCGCCCCCCGAGACTTCAACGTCTAC gGTCTGGATGATGAGAGTCAGGAGAGGGGGAAGCTGCTGGGCACGTACACCTACGACGAGGATGGAGAAGCTCTACAGACCTACTCTGTCACT GAGGAGAATGACCAAACCTTTCAGATCATTGAGGTGCAGGTGTTGTCCAACTGGGGCCACCAAGAGTACACCTGCATGTATCGCTTCAGAGTGCACGGGACGCCGCAGAGTTGA
- the LOC137172148 gene encoding SUN domain-containing protein 1-like isoform X6, whose translation MSVCDEDVDLQSWGWTDLSSYWSSVSDGEKEQQTGIMSRRSLRLDDGLLDRSLPHCSASFSVGGSSWRSSRSLKSRRSQQLSVSCSESLLGQTPRKAAGPSLLNSSLHSVASDASLLSSLLDESSIQETTLVNTFWGLDQDVDPKESTVIAEPSSVLANSTLIGCDGRCPKQPVQTHSRVYCRDCESDRKEPAFTSSSSKYTSTSSSSSMGPGRPEPRDPDTSTVYGRDRIRKSRTAGFGHCGDMNPKEWKQRERHPDGSLCKTAGEVFRRLSRRWRHMTTSFLLTRFPLRLFLVLLPLLLLFSLCWFGPAGLQSVLPAVNITDWRTAVSDVPALSSIYSIMSSQSQSAGGAVEESREVQTHVGPLYSRTPPAETPTGEEEESAADDDSVRLVLLEQSLTALWVRVEAGGQRAEQRHREVLRMYTDLQQQQLVSVQSGVGEGTEPWLSGLLDQQLSQLRRRLDEERRQREQIRQQDLVQQQSQTSRLDQLELQLQTLAAKTEQVHQRQEAATTVSPSPSTLPAAVSVGVDRQSHDALLAEVARLEAALEDVRRDVEGLSGCRDGCRGLDRIQQTISAQVSSRVRKEVRALIYGNQLTVGGGASGDTAALPESLLQWLSQQYVSGADLQAALASLELSILQNISLQLQQQHRSEEMVSEAVLHAAGAAGAAVTQEEVHMIVKNALRLFSQDRTGMADYALESGGGSVLSTRCSETYETKAALLSLFGVPLWYFSQSPRAVIQPDVHPGNCWAFRGSTGFLVIRLSMKILPTAFSLEHIPKSLAPSGTLHSAPRDFNVYGLDDESQERGKLLGTYTYDEDGEALQTYSVTEENDQTFQIIEVQVLSNWGHQEYTCMYRFRVHGTPQS comes from the exons ATGAGCGTCTGTGACGAGGACGTGGATCTGCAGAGCTGGGGCTGGACGGACCT ctccagtTACTGGTCGTCGGTGTCGGACGGGGAGAAGGAGCAGCAGACGGGGATCATGTCCAGACGCAGCCTGCGGTTGGATGACGGGCTGCTGGATCGCAGTCTGCCGCACTGCAGCGCCTCCTTCAGTGTGGGAGGaagcagctggaggagcagcag gtcGTTGAAGTCTCGTCGTTCTCAGCAGCTCTCGGTCTCCTGCTCCGAGTCTCTCCTCGGCCAGACTCCTCGTAAAGCCGCCGGTCCGTcgctcctcaacagcagcctCCACAGCGTGGCCTCGGACGCCTCGCTGCTCTCCTCCCTGCTGGACGAGTCCTCCATCCAGGAGACCACGCTGGTCAACACCTTCTGGG GTCTGGACCAGGATGTTGATCCCAAAG AAAGCACCGTCATCGCCGAGCCGAGCTCCGTCCTGGCGAACAgcactctgattggctgcgACGGCCGCTGTCCCAAACAGCCGGTCCAGACGCACAGCAGAGTTTACTGCAGAGACTGCGAGTCAGACAGGAAGGAGCCCGcgttcacctcctcctcctccaaatacacctccacctcctcctcctcctcgatGGGTCCGGGACGCCCGGAGCCCCGAGACCCGGACACCTCCACAGTCTACGGCCGAGACCGGATCCGCAAGAGCcggacag CTGGTTTCGGTCACTGCGGAGACATGAACCCGAAGGAGTGGAAGCAGAGGGAGCGTCATCCCGACGGATCTCTGT gtaagACGGCGGGGGAAGTGTTCAGGCGGCTCAGCAGACGATGGCGTCACATGACCACCAGCTTCCTCCTGACTCG gttTCCTCTCAGACTCTTCCTGGttctccttcctctgctgctcctgttCA GCCTGTGTTGGTTTGGTCCAGCTGGTCTACAGTCTGTCCTACCAGCTGTCAACATCACAGACTGGAGGACGGCGGTGTCTGACGTCCCCGCGCTGTCCTCCATCTACAGCATCATGTCCTCACAGAGccaatcagcagggggcgctgtggagGAGTCGAGGGAGGTGCAGACCCACGTGGGGCCGCTGTACAGTCGAACTCCACCGGCTGAAACACCCACAGGAGAGGAG GAAGAGTCGGCGGCGGATGATGACTCTGTGCGGCTCGTCCTTCTGGAGCAGAGTCTGACGGCGCTGTGGGTGCGTGTGGAGGCTGGAGGGCAGCGGGCGGAGCAGAGACACAGGGAGGTGCTGCGGATGTACACAgacctccagcagcagcagctcgtcTCTGTTCAGAGCGGCGTCGGCGAGGGCACGGAGCCGTGGCTGAGCGGCCTCCTGGACCAGCAGCTGTCCCAGCTGAGGAGACGCCTGGACGAGGAGAGACGACAGAGGGAACAG aTCCGACAGCAGGATTTGGTGCAGCAGCAGAGCCAAACGTCTCGTCTGGATCAgctggagctgcagctgcagacacTTGCTGCCAAGACAGAG CAGGTGCACCAGAGACAAGAAGCTGCTACAACAGTCTCACCTTCACCTTCAACACTTCCAGCCGCTGTCAG TGTTGGTGTGGACCGTCAGTCCCATGATGCCTTGCTGGCAGAGGTTGCCCGTTTGGAGGCGGCTCTGGAGGACGTGAGGCGGGACGTTGAGGGTCTGTCTGGGTGTCGGGACGGCTGCCGAGGACTCGACAGAATCCAGCAGACG ATTTCAGCGCAAGTTTCCTCTCGGGTCCGCAAGGAGGTTCGGGCTCTGATCTACGGGAACCAGCTGACGGTGGGGGGCGGGGCCTCTGGTGACACCGCCGCCCTCCCGGAGTCGCTCCTCCAGTGGCTGTCGCAGCAGTACGTCAGCGGGGCCGACCTGCAGGCGGCGCTGGCCTCCCTGGAGCTCAGCATCCTGCAGAACAtcagcctgcagctgcagcagcagcatcgcAGCGAGGAGATGGTCAGTGAGGCCGTCCTGCACGCCGCTGGGGCTGCTGGGGCTGCCGTCACACAAGAG GAAGTCCATATGATTGTGAAGAACGCTCTGCGACTGTTTTCTCAGGACCGAACTGGCATGGCGGACTACGCTCTGGAGTCTGGAG GGGGCAGCGTCCTGAGCACTCGCTGCTCGGAGACGTACGAGACGAAGGCCGCTCTGCTCAGTCTGTTCGGTGTtcctctctggtatttctctcagtctcctcGAGCTGTAATCcag CCAGACGTCCATCCAGGAAACTGCTGGGCTTTCAGAGGCTCCACAGGCTTCCTGGTGATCCGCCTCTCCATGAAGATCCTCCCCACCGCCTTCTCCCTGGAACACATCCCCAAAAGCCTGGCACCCAGCGGGACGCTGCACAGCGCCCCCCGAGACTTCAACGTCTAC gGTCTGGATGATGAGAGTCAGGAGAGGGGGAAGCTGCTGGGCACGTACACCTACGACGAGGATGGAGAAGCTCTACAGACCTACTCTGTCACT GAGGAGAATGACCAAACCTTTCAGATCATTGAGGTGCAGGTGTTGTCCAACTGGGGCCACCAAGAGTACACCTGCATGTATCGCTTCAGAGTGCACGGGACGCCGCAGAGTTGA